A stretch of the Balearica regulorum gibbericeps isolate bBalReg1 chromosome 25, bBalReg1.pri, whole genome shotgun sequence genome encodes the following:
- the LOC104633515 gene encoding membrane cofactor protein isoform X2 has translation MRFSLALRLCCRSSEGRGAGVPAGAAADMGPPRRPLALGPGLLLALVLSWLGGTRAQDTCAPPDRLQYAELKDSFGTMSSFPIGTTVSYICRPGYMPISGKSSTRTCGKDLQWLPTEQFCTARKCNHPGELEHGFVHVTDLTFGSKATFSCKEGFRLRGTDEISCIIQDKGVGWSKDLPFCEGIPCKPPPSIANGRYTEAATYVYETAVTYTCDDVPKGADPFSLIGPATIFCTYDAHLNGVWSEPPPQCKVVKCDNPKVENGRKISGFASSYSYRESVVFECDPGYFMIGSHIISCGENNTWSPPKPTCEKITEDVCGAPNIAHGVVIPAKSVYEGEESVQIKCNKHCTFPDGTEEMTITCRGRNTWSSLQNCACEPKTSGFTPHISYGRVIDGQKPSYSVGDFITIECYAGYTLHGEARIQYIGENQWIPGVPTCQLSAYITAIICVIVALVVCLAAFWVYKKFFSQNGLCPHQLNSVQRRQEPTAKSDCVTDVT, from the exons ATGCGCTTTAGCCTTGCGCTGCGTCTCTGCTGTCGCTCGAGTGAGGGACGCGGAGCGGGTGTTCCCGCTGGGGCCGCTGCGGACATgggcccgccgcgccgcccgctcGCCCTCGGTCCGGGCCTCCTGCTGGCGTTGGTGCTGTCGTGGCTCGGTGGAACAAGGGCTCAGG ACACGTGTGCGCCTCCAGATAGGCTGCAATATGCAGAGCTCAAGGATAGTTTCGGCACAATGAGCAGCTTTCCCATTGGAACGACAGTGTCGTACATCTGCCGGCCAGGGTATATGCCAATCTCTGGAAAATCATCAACTCGTACGTGTGGTAAAGACTTGCAGTGGTTGCCCACAGAGCAGTTCTGTACAG CGAGAAAATGTAACCATCCAGGAGAACTAGAACATGGTTTTGTTCATGTGACAGACCTTACATTTGGTTCAAAAGCTACTTTTTCTTGCAAAGAAGG GTTCAGATTACGTGGCACTGATGAAATTTCCTGTATAATTCAGGATAAAGGTGTTGGCTGGAGTAAAGATCTTCCTTTCTGTGAAG GAATCCCTTGTAAACCACCTCCAAGTATAGCCAACGGGCGCTACACTGAAGCAGCTACCTATGTCTATGAAACAGCAGTAACCTATACGTGTGACGATGTACCAAAAGGCGCGGATCCCTTCTCGCTAATTGGCCCAGCTACTATTTTCTGCACGTATGATGCACACTTAAACGGAGTTTGGAGTGAACCACCTCCACAATGTAAAG TGGTCAAATGTGATAACCCGAAGGttgaaaatgggagaaaaatatcTGGATTTGCATCTTCCTATAGCTATAGGGAGTCCGTTGTATTTGAGTGTGATCCAGGCTATTTCATGATTGGTTCGCATATTATTAGCTGTGGAGAAAATAACACCTGGTCTCCTCCAAAACCAACTTGTGAAAAAA TTACTGAAGATGTATGTGGTGCCCCAAACATCGCACATGGAGTAGTGATTCCAGCGAAATCTGTGTATGAAGGAGAAGAGTCTGTTCAGATAAAGTGCAATAAGCACTGCACTTTCCCTGATGGCACTGAAGAGATGACCATAACTTGTCGAGGACGGAATACATGGTCGTCTTTACAAAACTGTGCAT gtGAGCCTAAAACTTCTGGTTTCACTCCACACATAAGTTATGGTAGAGTAATTGATGGACAAAAGCCTTCATATTCTGTCGGGGATTTTATTACGATTGAATGTTATGCAGGCTACACATTACATGGTGAAGCTCGTATTCAGTATATCGGAGAAAACCAGTGGATTCCTGGAGTGCCAACTTGCCAGTTAA GTGCTTATATTACGGCCATCATCTGTG TGATTGTGGCATTAGTGGTGTGCCTGGCAGCCTTCTGGGTCTATAAGAAATTCTTTTCACAAAATGG CTTGTGCCCTCATCAGCTCAACTCCGTACAGCGCAGACAGGAACCAACAGCAAAATCGGACTGCGTCACAGATGTAACATGA
- the LOC104633515 gene encoding membrane cofactor protein isoform X3, with protein MRFSLALRLCCRSSEGRGAGVPAGAAADMGPPRRPLALGPGLLLALVLSWLGGTRAQDTCAPPDRLQYAELKDSFGTMSSFPIGTTVSYICRPGYMPISGKSSTRTCGKDLQWLPTEQFCTARKCNHPGELEHGFVHVTDLTFGSKATFSCKEGFRLRGTDEISCIIQDKGVGWSKDLPFCEGIPCKPPPSIANGRYTEAATYVYETAVTYTCDDVPKGADPFSLIGPATIFCTYDAHLNGVWSEPPPQCKVVKCDNPKVENGRKISGFASSYSYRESVVFECDPGYFMIGSHIISCGENNTWSPPKPTCEKITEDVCGAPNIAHGVVIPAKSVYEGEESVQIKCNKHCTFPDGTEEMTITCRGRNTWSSLQNCACEPKTSGFTPHISYGRVIDGQKPSYSVGDFITIECYAGYTLHGEARIQYIGENQWIPGVPTCQLSAYITAIICVIVALVVCLAAFWVYKKFFSQNGSTPYSADRNQQQNRTASQM; from the exons ATGCGCTTTAGCCTTGCGCTGCGTCTCTGCTGTCGCTCGAGTGAGGGACGCGGAGCGGGTGTTCCCGCTGGGGCCGCTGCGGACATgggcccgccgcgccgcccgctcGCCCTCGGTCCGGGCCTCCTGCTGGCGTTGGTGCTGTCGTGGCTCGGTGGAACAAGGGCTCAGG ACACGTGTGCGCCTCCAGATAGGCTGCAATATGCAGAGCTCAAGGATAGTTTCGGCACAATGAGCAGCTTTCCCATTGGAACGACAGTGTCGTACATCTGCCGGCCAGGGTATATGCCAATCTCTGGAAAATCATCAACTCGTACGTGTGGTAAAGACTTGCAGTGGTTGCCCACAGAGCAGTTCTGTACAG CGAGAAAATGTAACCATCCAGGAGAACTAGAACATGGTTTTGTTCATGTGACAGACCTTACATTTGGTTCAAAAGCTACTTTTTCTTGCAAAGAAGG GTTCAGATTACGTGGCACTGATGAAATTTCCTGTATAATTCAGGATAAAGGTGTTGGCTGGAGTAAAGATCTTCCTTTCTGTGAAG GAATCCCTTGTAAACCACCTCCAAGTATAGCCAACGGGCGCTACACTGAAGCAGCTACCTATGTCTATGAAACAGCAGTAACCTATACGTGTGACGATGTACCAAAAGGCGCGGATCCCTTCTCGCTAATTGGCCCAGCTACTATTTTCTGCACGTATGATGCACACTTAAACGGAGTTTGGAGTGAACCACCTCCACAATGTAAAG TGGTCAAATGTGATAACCCGAAGGttgaaaatgggagaaaaatatcTGGATTTGCATCTTCCTATAGCTATAGGGAGTCCGTTGTATTTGAGTGTGATCCAGGCTATTTCATGATTGGTTCGCATATTATTAGCTGTGGAGAAAATAACACCTGGTCTCCTCCAAAACCAACTTGTGAAAAAA TTACTGAAGATGTATGTGGTGCCCCAAACATCGCACATGGAGTAGTGATTCCAGCGAAATCTGTGTATGAAGGAGAAGAGTCTGTTCAGATAAAGTGCAATAAGCACTGCACTTTCCCTGATGGCACTGAAGAGATGACCATAACTTGTCGAGGACGGAATACATGGTCGTCTTTACAAAACTGTGCAT gtGAGCCTAAAACTTCTGGTTTCACTCCACACATAAGTTATGGTAGAGTAATTGATGGACAAAAGCCTTCATATTCTGTCGGGGATTTTATTACGATTGAATGTTATGCAGGCTACACATTACATGGTGAAGCTCGTATTCAGTATATCGGAGAAAACCAGTGGATTCCTGGAGTGCCAACTTGCCAGTTAA GTGCTTATATTACGGCCATCATCTGTG TGATTGTGGCATTAGTGGTGTGCCTGGCAGCCTTCTGGGTCTATAAGAAATTCTTTTCACAAAATGG CTCAACTCCGTACAGCGCAGACAGGAACCAACAGCAAAATCGGACTGCGTCACAGATGTAA
- the LOC104633515 gene encoding membrane cofactor protein isoform X4: protein MRFSLALRLCCRSSEGRGAGVPAGAAADMGPPRRPLALGPGLLLALVLSWLGGTRAQDTCAPPDRLQYAELKDSFGTMSSFPIGTTVSYICRPGYMPISGKSSTRTCGKDLQWLPTEQFCTARKCNHPGELEHGFVHVTDLTFGSKATFSCKEGFRLRGTDEISCIIQDKGVGWSKDLPFCEGIPCKPPPSIANGRYTEAATYVYETAVTYTCDDVPKGADPFSLIGPATIFCTYDAHLNGVWSEPPPQCKVVKCDNPKVENGRKISGFASSYSYRESVVFECDPGYFMIGSHIISCGENNTWSPPKPTCEKITEDVCGAPNIAHGVVIPAKSVYEGEESVQIKCNKHCTFPDGTEEMTITCRGRNTWSSLQNCACEPKTSGFTPHISYGRVIDGQKPSYSVGDFITIECYAGYTLHGEARIQYIGENQWIPGVPTCQLSAYITAIICVIVALVVCLAAFWVYKKFFSQNGKRDSTPCTAEYKICNA from the exons ATGCGCTTTAGCCTTGCGCTGCGTCTCTGCTGTCGCTCGAGTGAGGGACGCGGAGCGGGTGTTCCCGCTGGGGCCGCTGCGGACATgggcccgccgcgccgcccgctcGCCCTCGGTCCGGGCCTCCTGCTGGCGTTGGTGCTGTCGTGGCTCGGTGGAACAAGGGCTCAGG ACACGTGTGCGCCTCCAGATAGGCTGCAATATGCAGAGCTCAAGGATAGTTTCGGCACAATGAGCAGCTTTCCCATTGGAACGACAGTGTCGTACATCTGCCGGCCAGGGTATATGCCAATCTCTGGAAAATCATCAACTCGTACGTGTGGTAAAGACTTGCAGTGGTTGCCCACAGAGCAGTTCTGTACAG CGAGAAAATGTAACCATCCAGGAGAACTAGAACATGGTTTTGTTCATGTGACAGACCTTACATTTGGTTCAAAAGCTACTTTTTCTTGCAAAGAAGG GTTCAGATTACGTGGCACTGATGAAATTTCCTGTATAATTCAGGATAAAGGTGTTGGCTGGAGTAAAGATCTTCCTTTCTGTGAAG GAATCCCTTGTAAACCACCTCCAAGTATAGCCAACGGGCGCTACACTGAAGCAGCTACCTATGTCTATGAAACAGCAGTAACCTATACGTGTGACGATGTACCAAAAGGCGCGGATCCCTTCTCGCTAATTGGCCCAGCTACTATTTTCTGCACGTATGATGCACACTTAAACGGAGTTTGGAGTGAACCACCTCCACAATGTAAAG TGGTCAAATGTGATAACCCGAAGGttgaaaatgggagaaaaatatcTGGATTTGCATCTTCCTATAGCTATAGGGAGTCCGTTGTATTTGAGTGTGATCCAGGCTATTTCATGATTGGTTCGCATATTATTAGCTGTGGAGAAAATAACACCTGGTCTCCTCCAAAACCAACTTGTGAAAAAA TTACTGAAGATGTATGTGGTGCCCCAAACATCGCACATGGAGTAGTGATTCCAGCGAAATCTGTGTATGAAGGAGAAGAGTCTGTTCAGATAAAGTGCAATAAGCACTGCACTTTCCCTGATGGCACTGAAGAGATGACCATAACTTGTCGAGGACGGAATACATGGTCGTCTTTACAAAACTGTGCAT gtGAGCCTAAAACTTCTGGTTTCACTCCACACATAAGTTATGGTAGAGTAATTGATGGACAAAAGCCTTCATATTCTGTCGGGGATTTTATTACGATTGAATGTTATGCAGGCTACACATTACATGGTGAAGCTCGTATTCAGTATATCGGAGAAAACCAGTGGATTCCTGGAGTGCCAACTTGCCAGTTAA GTGCTTATATTACGGCCATCATCTGTG TGATTGTGGCATTAGTGGTGTGCCTGGCAGCCTTCTGGGTCTATAAGAAATTCTTTTCACAAAATGG gAAACGCGACAGCACTCCATGTACTGCCGAATATAAGATCTGTAACGCATGA
- the LOC104633515 gene encoding membrane cofactor protein isoform X1: MRFSLALRLCCRSSEGRGAGVPAGAAADMGPPRRPLALGPGLLLALVLSWLGGTRAQDTCAPPDRLQYAELKDSFGTMSSFPIGTTVSYICRPGYMPISGKSSTRTCGKDLQWLPTEQFCTARKCNHPGELEHGFVHVTDLTFGSKATFSCKEGFRLRGTDEISCIIQDKGVGWSKDLPFCEGIPCKPPPSIANGRYTEAATYVYETAVTYTCDDVPKGADPFSLIGPATIFCTYDAHLNGVWSEPPPQCKVVKCDNPKVENGRKISGFASSYSYRESVVFECDPGYFMIGSHIISCGENNTWSPPKPTCEKITEDVCGAPNIAHGVVIPAKSVYEGEESVQIKCNKHCTFPDGTEEMTITCRGRNTWSSLQNCACEPKTSGFTPHISYGRVIDGQKPSYSVGDFITIECYAGYTLHGEARIQYIGENQWIPGVPTCQLSAYITAIICVIVALVVCLAAFWVYKKFFSQNGSYTVDESCKETCILKTNVPAEKEETAQMN, encoded by the exons ATGCGCTTTAGCCTTGCGCTGCGTCTCTGCTGTCGCTCGAGTGAGGGACGCGGAGCGGGTGTTCCCGCTGGGGCCGCTGCGGACATgggcccgccgcgccgcccgctcGCCCTCGGTCCGGGCCTCCTGCTGGCGTTGGTGCTGTCGTGGCTCGGTGGAACAAGGGCTCAGG ACACGTGTGCGCCTCCAGATAGGCTGCAATATGCAGAGCTCAAGGATAGTTTCGGCACAATGAGCAGCTTTCCCATTGGAACGACAGTGTCGTACATCTGCCGGCCAGGGTATATGCCAATCTCTGGAAAATCATCAACTCGTACGTGTGGTAAAGACTTGCAGTGGTTGCCCACAGAGCAGTTCTGTACAG CGAGAAAATGTAACCATCCAGGAGAACTAGAACATGGTTTTGTTCATGTGACAGACCTTACATTTGGTTCAAAAGCTACTTTTTCTTGCAAAGAAGG GTTCAGATTACGTGGCACTGATGAAATTTCCTGTATAATTCAGGATAAAGGTGTTGGCTGGAGTAAAGATCTTCCTTTCTGTGAAG GAATCCCTTGTAAACCACCTCCAAGTATAGCCAACGGGCGCTACACTGAAGCAGCTACCTATGTCTATGAAACAGCAGTAACCTATACGTGTGACGATGTACCAAAAGGCGCGGATCCCTTCTCGCTAATTGGCCCAGCTACTATTTTCTGCACGTATGATGCACACTTAAACGGAGTTTGGAGTGAACCACCTCCACAATGTAAAG TGGTCAAATGTGATAACCCGAAGGttgaaaatgggagaaaaatatcTGGATTTGCATCTTCCTATAGCTATAGGGAGTCCGTTGTATTTGAGTGTGATCCAGGCTATTTCATGATTGGTTCGCATATTATTAGCTGTGGAGAAAATAACACCTGGTCTCCTCCAAAACCAACTTGTGAAAAAA TTACTGAAGATGTATGTGGTGCCCCAAACATCGCACATGGAGTAGTGATTCCAGCGAAATCTGTGTATGAAGGAGAAGAGTCTGTTCAGATAAAGTGCAATAAGCACTGCACTTTCCCTGATGGCACTGAAGAGATGACCATAACTTGTCGAGGACGGAATACATGGTCGTCTTTACAAAACTGTGCAT gtGAGCCTAAAACTTCTGGTTTCACTCCACACATAAGTTATGGTAGAGTAATTGATGGACAAAAGCCTTCATATTCTGTCGGGGATTTTATTACGATTGAATGTTATGCAGGCTACACATTACATGGTGAAGCTCGTATTCAGTATATCGGAGAAAACCAGTGGATTCCTGGAGTGCCAACTTGCCAGTTAA GTGCTTATATTACGGCCATCATCTGTG TGATTGTGGCATTAGTGGTGTGCCTGGCAGCCTTCTGGGTCTATAAGAAATTCTTTTCACAAAATGG ctcgTATACAGTTGATGAGAGTTGCAAggaaacatgtattttaaaaactaatgtaccagctgagaaggaagaaactgCACAAATGAATTAA